Proteins co-encoded in one Glandiceps talaboti chromosome 22, keGlaTala1.1, whole genome shotgun sequence genomic window:
- the LOC144452525 gene encoding uncharacterized protein LOC144452525 — protein sequence MSSRCGELLSDEVQDVAYQLTEMNFGEDEFDESEERINLLDLPWDDILISRILLFLPMKQLFNLQRVSKHFQELIHQYMASCSVLDFSSIGSKVTKEAFLTAVERTESLRVLSLHNCKGWLKDEILMPVIARNKHLRSVDLGSSSGLTSQSVHCIAVNCCELTSITLSECHWVQAPSMAVLALNCRNLQHVDLTSCWELDDETVITLIMTNPGLKFLSLAKIYGITDVVIDMLARSCPKLECLNIQGCWRITNSVIRLLGDCCPKLRRLGVEDCRDVSEASLARLRVKGIEIDVKQPPRRLHEAQHPVLAPYPAVYHQI from the exons ATGTCGTCACGATGTGGCGAATTACTATCAGACGAGGTCCAGGACGTCGCGTACCAACTTACCGAGATGAATTTCGGAGAAGACGAGTTTGATGAGAGCGAGGAACGTAT aaactTGCTAGATTTGCCATGGGATGATATCCTTATAAGTCGAATCCTTCTGTTTCTACCTATGAAGCAATTATTTAATCTTCAAAGAGTGAGTAAACATTTCCAGGAACTTATACACCAGTACATGGCCAGCTGTTCAGTGTTGGATTTCTCTAGTATAGGCTCAAAAGTGACAAAGGAGGCCTTTCTGACTGCCGTGGAACGGACAGAATCATTGCGTGTATTGTCATTACATAACTGTAAAGGTTGGCTAAAAGACGAGATTTTGATGCCTGTCATTGCACGTAACAAACACCTACGTAGTGTTGATCTGGGTTCATCTTCTGGACTAACTAGTCAGAGTGTACATTGCATTGCTGTGAACTGTTGTGAGTTGACGAGTATAACTCTAAGTGAGTGTCACTGGGTGCAGGCACCGAGTATGGCAGTACTAGCGTTGAACTGTAGGAACTTACAACATGTGGATCTGACCAGCTGTTGGGAGTTGGATGATGAGACTGTTATCACATTGATTATGACAAACCCAGGGTTAAAGTTTTTGTCTCTGGCCAAAATCTATGGAATCACTGATGTGGTAATTGATATGCTGGCCAGGAGCTGTCCTAAACTTGAGTGTCTAAATATACAAGGGTGCTGGAGAATTACTAATTCTGTTATAAG ATTACTTGGTGATTGTTGTCCAAAACTTCGTAGACTAGGAGTAGAAGATTGTCGTGATGTCAGTGAAGCTAGTCTTGCCAGGTTACGAGTAAAGGGCATTGAAATTGATGTCAAACAACCACCAAGGAGACTACATGAAGCACAACATCCAGTTCTGGCACCATATCCAGCTGTATATCATCAGATTTAA
- the LOC144451970 gene encoding geranylgeranyl pyrophosphate synthase-like isoform X1 has product MGETKPQRPTSLPFDKLKKNYFVPFFSDHDKMQKILLEPYHYILQVPGKQIRMKLTKAFNHWLNIPEEKLHVVGEVVQMLHNASLLIDDIEDNSKLRRGIPVAHNIYGVAHTINCSNYVYFLGLEKLLSLNHPDVTKIYADQLMLLHQGQGMDIWWRDAYVCPTEDEYKEMVIKKTGGLFGLAIRLMQLFSENKSDFKNLWDTLGLYFQIRDDYANLKSQEYQENKSFAEDLTEGKFSFPIIHGIKSQPDNNQVMSILKQRTTDNDIKKYCIDFLDKVGSFEYTKKTLDDLEQQCRDLIKEMGGNPYLIAFIDELKHIYAK; this is encoded by the exons ATGGGTGAGACCAAACCACAGCGGCCGACATCACTGCCATTCGACAAGTTAAAGAAAAACTATTTTGTACCGTTCTTCTCAGACCACGATAAAATGCAAAAG ATTTTGCTGGAGCCTTATCACTACATCCTTCAAGTTCCTGGCAAACAAATACGGATGAAACTCACAAAG GCTTTTAATCATTGGTTGAATATTCCAGAAGAAAAACTTCATGTTGTTGGCGAAGTTGTTCAAATGTTACATAATGCAAGTTTACT GATTGATGATATAGAAGACAACTCTAAACTCCGTAGAGGAATTCCAGTTGCCCATAATATTTATGGTGTAGCACATACTATCAATTGTTCAAACTATGTATATTTCTTGGGCCTAGAAAAACTTCTATCGTTGAACCATCCAGATGTCACAAAAATTTACGCTG ACCAGTTAATGTTACTGCACCAAGGGCAGGGCATGGATATTTGGTGGAGAGATGCTTATGTGTGTCCCACAGAAGATGAATACAAGGAAATGGTCATTAAAA AGACAGGTGGTCTGTTTGGGTTGGCTATCAGACTAATGCAACTCTTCAGTGAAAATAAAAG tgattTCAAAAATTTATGGGATACTCTTGGTTTGTATTTCCAAATCCGTGATGACTATGCAAATTTGAAGTCCCAGGAATACCAAGAGAATAAAAGTTTTGCCGAGGATTTGACAGAGGGAAAGTTTTCATTCCCTATAATCCATGGAATTAAAAGTCAACCAGATAATAATCAAGTTATGAGTATTTTGAAACAGCGCACAACAGACAACGACATCAAAAAGTATTGCATAGATTTCTTAGACAAG GTTGGATCCTTTGAGTACACTAAGAAAACTTTAGATGATCTAGAACAACA GTGTCGTGATTTAATCAAAGAAATGGGCGGGAATCCTTATCTTATAGCATTTATTGATGAACTAAAACACATTTATGCAAAGTAA
- the LOC144451970 gene encoding geranylgeranyl pyrophosphate synthase-like isoform X2, translating into MQKETKSAQSQGRDEAQEKILLEPYHYILQVPGKQIRMKLTKAFNHWLNIPEEKLHVVGEVVQMLHNASLLIDDIEDNSKLRRGIPVAHNIYGVAHTINCSNYVYFLGLEKLLSLNHPDVTKIYADQLMLLHQGQGMDIWWRDAYVCPTEDEYKEMVIKKTGGLFGLAIRLMQLFSENKSDFKNLWDTLGLYFQIRDDYANLKSQEYQENKSFAEDLTEGKFSFPIIHGIKSQPDNNQVMSILKQRTTDNDIKKYCIDFLDKVGSFEYTKKTLDDLEQQCRDLIKEMGGNPYLIAFIDELKHIYAK; encoded by the exons ATGCAAAAGGAAACCAAAAGTGCTCAATCTCAAGGAAGGGATGAAGCTCAAGAAAAg ATTTTGCTGGAGCCTTATCACTACATCCTTCAAGTTCCTGGCAAACAAATACGGATGAAACTCACAAAG GCTTTTAATCATTGGTTGAATATTCCAGAAGAAAAACTTCATGTTGTTGGCGAAGTTGTTCAAATGTTACATAATGCAAGTTTACT GATTGATGATATAGAAGACAACTCTAAACTCCGTAGAGGAATTCCAGTTGCCCATAATATTTATGGTGTAGCACATACTATCAATTGTTCAAACTATGTATATTTCTTGGGCCTAGAAAAACTTCTATCGTTGAACCATCCAGATGTCACAAAAATTTACGCTG ACCAGTTAATGTTACTGCACCAAGGGCAGGGCATGGATATTTGGTGGAGAGATGCTTATGTGTGTCCCACAGAAGATGAATACAAGGAAATGGTCATTAAAA AGACAGGTGGTCTGTTTGGGTTGGCTATCAGACTAATGCAACTCTTCAGTGAAAATAAAAG tgattTCAAAAATTTATGGGATACTCTTGGTTTGTATTTCCAAATCCGTGATGACTATGCAAATTTGAAGTCCCAGGAATACCAAGAGAATAAAAGTTTTGCCGAGGATTTGACAGAGGGAAAGTTTTCATTCCCTATAATCCATGGAATTAAAAGTCAACCAGATAATAATCAAGTTATGAGTATTTTGAAACAGCGCACAACAGACAACGACATCAAAAAGTATTGCATAGATTTCTTAGACAAG GTTGGATCCTTTGAGTACACTAAGAAAACTTTAGATGATCTAGAACAACA GTGTCGTGATTTAATCAAAGAAATGGGCGGGAATCCTTATCTTATAGCATTTATTGATGAACTAAAACACATTTATGCAAAGTAA